The DNA window CCCAACATGGACAAGATCGTGGAGGTCTGGAACAAGGCGCACCCGGACATCCAGGTCACCGTCAGCAAGCAGGCCGGCGGCGACGACGCGGCGGCCAAGTACCTCACCGCCGCCAAGGCCGGCAACCCGCCCGACCTGGTGCAGGCCGAGTACCAGCACCTTCCGTCGTTCATCGCCGCCGACGCGGTGGCCGACCTCAAGGCCGAGACCGCCGCCGTCCAGGGCGAGTTCAGTGAGGGCCTGTGGCGCCTGGTCACGCTCGGCACCGAAGGCGTCTACGGCATCCCGCAGGACAGCGGCCCCATGATGCTCTTCTACCGCCAGGACCTGTTCGACAAGTACGGCATCGAGCTGCCGAAGACCTGGCAGGAGTACGCCGACGCGGCCCGCGCCCTCCGCAAGAAGGACCCCAAGGTCCACCTCGGCACGTTCTCCAGCAAGGACCCGGGAGCGTTCACAGGCTACGCCCAGCAGGCCGGCGCCCAATGGTGGTCGATCGAGGGCGAGTCCTGGAAGGTGAACATCTCCGACGAGGCCACCACCAAGGTCGCCGACTACTGGGGCGGTCTGGTGAAGGAGGGCGCCATCGACGACATGCCGTACTTCACCCCCGAGTGGAACAAGGCGCTCAACGACGGCAAGCTGCTCACCTGGCCGTCCGCGGTCTGGGCGCCCGGCGTGCTGTCCAGCAACGCGCCCAAGGCCAAGGGCAAGTGGGCCGTCGCCCCGCTCCCCCAGTGGAACGCCGGCGAGAACGTCAGCGGCTTCTGGGGCGGCTCCTCCACCGCCGTGTCGGCCAAGACGCCGAACAAGGCCGCCGCCGCGCAGTTCGCCACCTGGCTCAACACCGACCCCGCCGCGATCGAGCTGCTGGTCAAGGAGGCCGCGATCTACCCGGCGGCCACCAAGGCCCAGTCGGCGCTCGGCGAGGCCCCCGATTACTTCTCCAACCAGCCCGACTTCTGGCAGCAGGCCGCCGCCGTCTCCGCCGGCGCCCGCGGCTTCACCTTCGGCCCGAACGTCGGCGTGACGTACAACGCCTTCAAGGACTCCTTCGACAAGGCCGTCCAGAACAAGTCGTCCTTCGCCGAGGCCGTGCGGTCCATGCAGGACGCCACGGTCGCCGACATGCGCAAGGCCGGCTTCCAGATCGCGCATTGACATCCCCCCTCGTGAACGAGGGGATTCCGACCGTCGCCGGTCGGCCTTCCTGCTTCACCGCCGGCCGCCCGCCCGAGAGGAGGACTCCCGCTTGAGGTCCTACACCAGCTCCACAGGCGTTTCAGCTCTCCGCCAGCCCGGCGGCGAGCAACATGTTCCGGGCCGCGTTCACCTCCCGGTCATGCACCGCGCCACACGCACAAACCCACACCCGGACACTCAACGGCAACGTCTCCTGCAGCGTCCCGCAGACCGAGCACAACTTGGAGGAGGGAAAGAAGCGGTCTGCCACCGCCAGCGTGCGTCCGTACCAGTCCGTCTTGTACTCCAGCATGCGCCGCAGCTCCCGCCAGCCGGCGTCGGAGATGGCGCGGGCCAGGGCATGGTTCTTGAGCAGGTTGCGGACGGCCAGGTCCTCCACGGCGATCACTTGGGCGATCACTTGATTCTCGCGAACAAGCCGTGTGGTGACCTTGTGCAGGTAGTCCCGGCGCCGGTCGGCGATCCGGGCATGCACCCGTGCCACCTTCAGCCGGGCCTTGGCCCGGTTGTTAGACCCCTTCTGTTTGCGGGCCAGCGCCCGCTGCGCCTTGGCCAGCCTGCGTCGTTCGCGACGCTCGTGACGGGGGTTGGCGATCTGCTCGCCGCACGACAGCGTGAGCAGCGCGGTGAGGCCGGTGTCCACGCCCGTCGACCGCTCGACCGGCGGCAAAGGCGCGATCTTCTCCTCGACCAGAAGGGACACGAACCAGCGCCCGGCCGCGTCCCTGGACACGGTGACCGTGGACGGCTCTGCCCCCTCGGGGAGTGGACGCGACCACACGATGTCCAGCGGCGCGCCCATCTTCGCCAGGGTCAGCGCGGCCGACGACTCCGTATAGGAGACACCCCGCCCCTCCTCGGTGTAGGCACGGGTCCGCTCCTCCAGAGCCTTGTTGTAGACCAGGCGCACGCAGCCGAACGTCCGAACAAGCTCCTCGGCCTGCTCGGGGGTCGGATGGAAGCGGTACTTGTAAGCCCGCTTCACCAGCTGCGCCACCCCTCGATCATATGTACGAGATCACCCGCGCACCGGCCGATGCCGAAAGACGGCGGTCCACTTGCTCCTGCCCTGCTCCGCAGGAGTCCGATTCCTCCCCCGCCTGAGGGCGGGGATCTCCTCGGAGGTTCCCGATGAACCAGGGACGAAGGAGCGCCTGGCCGTACCTCTTCCTGACCCCGGCGGTCGTGCTGTTCACGCTCTTCCTCGCCGTGCCCATCGGCTACACGTTCCACCTGGCGATGCGCAGGACCAAGGTGTCGGGGCTCGGGCTCGGGAAGGGGGCACGGCGGGAGGTGTTCGTCGGCTTCGACAACTTCTCCGCCGCGCTCGCCGACGCCGAGCTGTGGCAGGGCTGGCTGCGGGTGCTCGGGTACGGGGCGCTGGTGCTGGTCGTCATGCTCGGCCTCGCGCTGCTGTTCGCGCTGCTGCTGGACTCGGCGCGGGTGCGGCTGGCGCGCTTCTCCCGGATCGCGATCTTCCTGCCGTACGCGGTGCCGGGGGTGGCCGCCACCCTGCTGTGGGGCTTCCTCTACCTGCCCTCGCTCAGCCCGATCCGCTCCGTGCTCGACGCCGACCTGCTCGGGGCCACCACCGTCACGTACTCCATGGCGAACGTGGCGGTGTGGGGCGGCACCGGCTTCAACATGCTCGTGCTCTACACCACGCTCCGGGCCATCCCGCGCGACCTGTACGAGGCCGCGCGGCTCGACGGCGCCTCGGAGCTCCAGATCGCCGTCCGGGTCAAGATCCCGATCCTGACCCCGGCGATCATCCTCACCACGGTGTTCTCGATCATCGCCACCGTCCAGGTGTTCACCGAGCCCACCACGCTGCGCCCGCTGACCAACACGATCAGCTCCACCTGGAGCCCGCTCATGAAGGTCTACCGGGACGCCTTCATCACCGGCGACCTGTACTCGGCCGCCGCCACCTCGATCGTCATCGCGGCGGTCTCGCTCGTCCTGTCGTTCGGGTTCCTGCGCGTGGTCCGCAACCACGCCTTCGGGGAGGGCTGATGGCCGGGGTCACCGCCGCCACCTCGCACCGCCGCCGCTCGCGTGGCGGGGCCGTCCACGGCTCGTGGGGCATCGCGCCGACCGCGCTGCTGCTCC is part of the Nonomuraea coxensis DSM 45129 genome and encodes:
- a CDS encoding carbohydrate ABC transporter permease — protein: MNQGRRSAWPYLFLTPAVVLFTLFLAVPIGYTFHLAMRRTKVSGLGLGKGARREVFVGFDNFSAALADAELWQGWLRVLGYGALVLVVMLGLALLFALLLDSARVRLARFSRIAIFLPYAVPGVAATLLWGFLYLPSLSPIRSVLDADLLGATTVTYSMANVAVWGGTGFNMLVLYTTLRAIPRDLYEAARLDGASELQIAVRVKIPILTPAIILTTVFSIIATVQVFTEPTTLRPLTNTISSTWSPLMKVYRDAFITGDLYSAAATSIVIAAVSLVLSFGFLRVVRNHAFGEG
- a CDS encoding ABC transporter substrate-binding protein yields the protein MRANRLGAALAVALTATLAACGSGEPAPQSSAAPQSSAPAAQGPVKLTYWTWAPNMDKIVEVWNKAHPDIQVTVSKQAGGDDAAAKYLTAAKAGNPPDLVQAEYQHLPSFIAADAVADLKAETAAVQGEFSEGLWRLVTLGTEGVYGIPQDSGPMMLFYRQDLFDKYGIELPKTWQEYADAARALRKKDPKVHLGTFSSKDPGAFTGYAQQAGAQWWSIEGESWKVNISDEATTKVADYWGGLVKEGAIDDMPYFTPEWNKALNDGKLLTWPSAVWAPGVLSSNAPKAKGKWAVAPLPQWNAGENVSGFWGGSSTAVSAKTPNKAAAAQFATWLNTDPAAIELLVKEAAIYPAATKAQSALGEAPDYFSNQPDFWQQAAAVSAGARGFTFGPNVGVTYNAFKDSFDKAVQNKSSFAEAVRSMQDATVADMRKAGFQIAH